One region of Variovorax sp. J2L1-78 genomic DNA includes:
- a CDS encoding class II glutamine amidotransferase, which translates to MCQLLGMNCNTPTDVTFSFTGFAQRGGRTDHHADGWGIAFFEDRGLRHFVDHLPACDSPVAELIRRYPIKSRNVIAHIRKATQGAINLQNCHPFVRELWGRYWVFAHNGDLKDFRPRLHGNFHPVGSTDSEHAFCWVMQELAKSHADVPSVAELTLTLRELAPQLARHGTFNFMLSNGQALWAHASTNLWYIERQHPFTLAKLADEDVQMDFSQHTTLDDRVAVIVTAPLTTNEQWMPFSAGELAVFVDGRRAG; encoded by the coding sequence ATGTGCCAACTGCTCGGCATGAATTGCAACACGCCCACCGACGTGACCTTCAGCTTCACGGGCTTCGCGCAGCGCGGGGGCCGCACCGACCATCATGCCGACGGCTGGGGCATCGCCTTCTTCGAGGACCGCGGGCTGCGCCACTTCGTCGACCATCTGCCGGCCTGCGACTCGCCGGTGGCCGAGCTGATCCGCCGCTACCCCATCAAGAGCCGCAACGTCATCGCGCACATCCGCAAGGCGACCCAGGGCGCCATCAACCTGCAGAACTGCCACCCCTTCGTGCGCGAGCTGTGGGGCCGCTACTGGGTGTTCGCGCACAACGGCGACCTGAAGGACTTCCGGCCGCGGCTGCACGGCAACTTCCATCCGGTGGGCAGCACCGACAGCGAGCACGCCTTCTGCTGGGTCATGCAGGAACTGGCCAAGTCGCATGCCGATGTACCCAGCGTGGCCGAACTCACGCTGACGCTGCGCGAACTGGCGCCGCAGCTCGCCCGGCACGGCACCTTCAACTTCATGCTGTCGAACGGCCAGGCGCTGTGGGCGCATGCGTCGACGAACCTCTGGTACATCGAACGGCAGCATCCGTTCACGCTGGCGAAGCTGGCCGACGAGGATGTGCAGATGGACTTCTCGCAGCACACGACGCTCGACGACCGCGTCGCGGTGATAGTCACCGCGCCACTGACGACCAACGAGCAATGGATGCCGTTCTCGGCGGGCGAACTCGCCGTTTTCGTGGACGGCCGCCGGGCCGGCTGA